CGCCAacttaaattcaagtttgatgaAAAAATATGTGTAATAGGAGGGGGGATCAAAATGAAATTCTActtagggccccaatttagcccTGCTTATAAACTAATATTTATTCatgcaaactttattttttatacatttttctttGTGTTACAAATTTAGGACAGACTGCGGTAGAATGGAAAAATGGTggcctagtgcaggggtagggaacctatggctgtagagccagatgtggctcttttgatgactgtgtctggctctcagatgaatcttagctgacattgtttaacacgataagtaatggatatgtccgctagtaatcacagtgtcaaaaataaagttcaaaatataaaacattctcatgcattttaatccatccatccatttctattgcacctgttcaataagtcatattaatggtcaaaagtattttatttattattggttagcttcagaataaatatgttattaaaaagaataagagatgcacacatttagttgttttaatcagggaaagtccaaataaaagaggaggcatagaattctcttgtcagagcctgggacgacactgtacaaggtcctcattgagctaaactgaatcctgtctctgtttaattccttgcttcttgtctgtttaatatgtcatcagtgtttgaacctgacaattgtaTTTAGGGTTaacaatattatatggctctcacggaaatacattttaaaatatttggctttcatggctctttcagccaaaaaggttcccgacccctggcctagtggATAGAGTATCCGCTCTGGTATCGGTAGGTCGTTGTCATGATCCAggacttggatcatggcatattctggttctGTTTGGTATCTCGTTttgttatttgacgtccttagttcccggtggcacttcctgttttgtttctgttatcttagcaacgcatttgtgtcacctgcctttgattagttatctccctataTAAGCATGCCTTCATTTGCCATTCGTTCTCAGACTCTAATTGGCTTTTGATCCAataggtgacgtcgctatcccacATTGTGGCAACTCTTTTGtattcgattagcttccatgctatcttttatatttattgtcctagttcacatgctagcgtccttagttgtgtccagctcccatgctagttcagtttgttttgtttgttagtgccttcgtgcaagtgttttggttcttagtttgttttatagtgtgtaaataaatcattattcctACCTTAcactgtgttccatctccgctgcacccacgagagcgCGCAAAACCacgccacgatgccagccaagcgtcacggtcgtgagttcaaaccccggcagattcataccaaagactataaaaatgggacccattacttccctgcttggcactcagcatcaagggttggaattgggggttaaatctccacaaatgattcctgggcgtggccaccgctgctgctcactgctcccttcacctcccagggggtaacaaagaggatgggtcaaatgcagaggacaaatttcaccacacctagtgtgacagtcattggtaccttaactttactttaactttataaagtGTTTTATAAAGGGTGGGATTAAAAtatataaactctgcttcttttaACTTCCTTTTGTACATTTTGTAATGATAAACTGGAAATAAACTAATATAATAAATTAATACCATAACCATAATTTCAGGTCAAATCTATGGCAAAggcaaagaaaataaataaagtaaaataaggcAGAAATTCTTCCAGCTAAAATACCCTTTATGTCAGTAGAAGTTATTGGAGTGGGAGGACGGGGTGTCACCGTCTCGGACAATCAATTCCTCAGTTGTCACTCTGAAGGACGTCCTCGTCATCCACTGTGTCAGCAGGTTTTATGGCATATGGAACAGTCTGCAGGTTCAGGGCAGGCTCTGGAACTGCTTCCTGGCAAGAGTGCGTGCGATGCTCAATTGCTTCGACCAAGGCTTCGCTGTAAAAGTACTGCATGAAAGAAGAAGCACTTTTTATTCGGGCTGTCAAAgataacaagttaactcatgtgattgatCACAAAAAATGATCACATTATTCATGTATAAACTAGGGCTGACAAACGATAAAAATATTTAATCGGGATTAATCgcagtttgttcatagttaacttaAAATTAATTTGCGGTTAATCACAAATAAAtgtaatttttcatcattaataagaataccctagacagatcattttcaagtttaGATACCATGACTCGACAATTAATTTGCTTTAATGGAATGTTTTTTAAACACTATGCTTTTTGAAACAGCTAGACACCACATGTTTAAATTTAGCTTACATATGTAAATAAAGACTTTCACTACGTAAACCACTGAGTCACTGACAAAAAAGTGCTAtgtaagtataattcacttcactattgggTGTGGCAATATGTTTGGTAAAGTTTTTGGGATTTCTGATCGTTGGTGAGGGCGCCATAAGGACTTTTGAGGTTttctatacacatatacagtatatacacacacacacatatatatatatataaatatatatatacacacacatatatatatatatatatatatatatatacacacacacacacacatatatgtttatatatacacacacatatatttatacacacacacatatatatatattatagatatattatatacacacacacacatatatatacatacatatgtaaatatatacacatatatatatatacacacatatatgtgtgtatatatatatatatatatacaataaatattatacaatatatgtataaacaaaatacatattataatatatatataatatgtatacctatacataatacatgttatatatacacaccggtatgtataaaatacacacatatatatatatatatacacacacatccatccatccatttcctaccgcttattccctttggggtcgcagggggcgctgttgcctatcagctacaatcaggcggaaggcggggtacaccctggacaagtcgccaccttatcgcagggccgacacagatagacagacaacattcacacactagggccaatttagtgttgccaatcaacctatccccaggtgcatgtctttggaagtgggaggaagccggagtacctggagggaacccacgcattcacggggagaacatgcaaactccacacagaaagatcccgagcccgggattgaaccctgactactcaggaccttcgtattgtgaggcagacgcactatacgaatatatatatgtatataatttgtgatttctgattgtttgtgagggcgcCGTAAGGACTTCtgaggtttatatatatatatatatacatataagcctcaaaacatgacacaaacctggCAATTGTCAAGCAGTGTATCGCATTTTCTCTGGCCGTTGACCCCCCGTGGTGCGACGGGGCCGCAAAGAGACGGCGGACTCGTGGCGATGTTGGAGAGCTTAGAGGTGGGAGTGAAGGCCGCAGTCCTGCACTCCCATCTGTGTCTTTTTGATTTTGCTTTGGGTTAATCCGCATCTCTTTAAGAAGGACCGGGGGATTCTCTGACATCTTGCTACCAAGACGCGGTAATGTCTCATCGGAGGCGGGCTCGAGCTTCTTGGGTTTGGAGGACATCTTTGGCGGAGTGAAGCCATCCACCGACAGCACCTTGCAGGTAAAGGTGTGCCGCCATGGATCTGAGGCCGTCCTTTGCCGCGCTGCCCGGAGCCAACGCTTCATCTGCAGGTAAATACGAACAGGCAGGGACATATTTTGCAGGGATACGACTGAACTTAGCTTCCCTGCTAAGTAGCGAGCGCACTCCCTGTGGCCGTGCTGCACAGCAATCCTCAAAGGGTCACAACCTGCCGGGTCCCGGCAAGCCAGCGTGAAGATATCCTTGGCGACAAAAAGCTTGAGGATGAGGAGGCGGTTGCTTTCTGCGGCGACGTGAACGGGACATCGTCTCGTGTCTCTGTGGGCAGTTCGCTGGCACCACTGGCGGTACGGATGGACCCCCACTGGTTGATCAGCAGGAACCCCCTTCTCCAGGAGCCAACCGGCCAGCGCCAGGTGGCCCAAAGAAGCTGCCATGTAGAGCGCCACCCGCAGCTGGAATCTGGAATAGTAAGAAAAATAAGGTCAGGTGACGAATATCGTGGAGTCTGTCGTTTATGAGGGAGCCGAGGTCTGGGCCATGATCACGAGACCGAAGCAAAGTCTTTGTGAATcctcaaaaaaaaagtaaaccagAACCCCAAATCTAAGCAGATATTCCTTATTACAGTTACTGGTCAGACTCCTGCCACCACCCCTCAACACACGGGCGGTCCTTTTGTGCTGCGGGCGCACCGTCGCACGGCTGCAGGGgatctgcaatcagcgcacctgcctgGGATGGACAATCTGCCTTCATAAACCCGCACAACCTGCCATGCCGTGCCGGAATATAATATGCTATTACCTTTGTAAGCACCCcgtgtctggcttccatcccgcggACTCACTCTCCccctgtgacttccttgtttccgTTGTGTCTGATGTTCCTGTTGTCTTACCACAGCGCTTCTcgtgttctcctgtgatcccctgttcTCCCTGCCTCCCTAACTGCCCTTTTGAATTCTCAACCTCTCGTTTGGACAAGGACCTCTTGACGCCCCTCTCTCGCCCTGGACCATCTGCCTGGCCAACGGACTGTCTTCCTGCCTTGTCTCTCCTCCTGCCCCAACACAACAttaggtaacacacacactacagctaatcacacacatagtTTAACACCACTCACTCTTGggttttgtcacacacacaccattctctagtttatttagtattgtttattattatatatatatattttaaatcatTGAATATTACCtcgccctggtgtctgttgccgtcatctcccctcctAACCATAACACTGACTTTTCCTGAAAGTTTCTTTTAAAACACCTGTTACGTtatgttgctaaatcttttgtcTTCACATCTTGAAATGACAAAGAGACAAACAAACACACCCAGCAAACACATAACCTCCTGTTGGATGAATGAAATTGGCATGTTTTCTTTATATGTTGCTTCCAAACAGGCTACAAGAGGGTTCGCTCTTTGCATTTGTGCCAGCAGCTGGGTACATATCGGGGTGACATGGCCATCCAAAAATGAAGGATTCTTCTTCCTTACATATGTTTTGGGGGCTTATGATGTTTCAGCCTACttgattttatttttgtttttgattatttttactttcaaacaTGAAAAGGgtgtcatatatacatatatatatatgtgtgtgtgtgtgtgtgtgtgtgtatacatgtgtatgtatatatatgtatgtgtgtatatgtatgttcatatatgtaagtgtgtatatatttatgtgtatatatgtatacatactgtatgtttatatatgtatgtgtatatatatttatgtatatatatgtacagtatatacatctcTGTGTAAGCCTTGCAGCTATTTATCAGCCGATTTCATATTGTGATATTGTCCCGAGATATCATTTTGAATAGTATTTTAATATAATGATATGAAATTATGTTTTATACACTGTATTTATTGTTTGTGTGCAGCGTGGGTCGGTAGTTTTTTTGCCTCGTTCCCTCACATGAAACAGTAAGTGGAGACCGAAAGAGAAAGACGATGCcccctggtggttgtttgagcacactgcagccaggcccatacacatatattatatatatatatacatatatatatatatatatatatatatatatatatatatatatatatatatatatatataaatatatatacatgcacctggggataggttgattggcaacactaaattggccctagtgtgtgaatgtgaatgtgaatgttgtctgtctatttgtgttggcgctgcgatgaggtggcgacttgtccagggtgtactccgccttccacccgattgtatctgagataagcaccagcgccccccgcgaccccaaaggggattaagtggtagaaatggatggatatatatattccatcatgaaaattaaaagtatgtatatatatatatatatatatatatatatatatatatatatatatatatatatatatatatatatatatatatatatatatatatatatatatatatatatatatatatatatatatatatatatatatatatatatatatatatatatatatatatatatatatatacatatacatatacatatacatatacatatacatatacatatacatatatatatatacatatatatatatatatatacatatacatatacatatacatatacatatatatatatatatatatatatatatatatatatatacatatacatatatatatatatatatatatatatatatatatatatatataaatatatatacatgcacctggggataggttgattggcaacactaaattggccctagtgtgtgaatgtgaatgtgaatgttgtctgtctatttgtgttggcgctgcgatgaggtggcgacttgtccagggtgtactccgccttccacccgattgtatctgagataagcaccagcgccccccgcgaccccaaaggggattaagtggtagaaatggatggatatatatatatattccatcatgaaaattaaaagtatgtatatatatatatatatatatatatatatatatatatatatatatatatatatatatatatagatgttcaGAATGATGCATGAATCTGGTAGCAGGGGTGAACTTTAAATTTTTAAGGGGGCGCTAATAAGTCAATTTGAAATTTGATTTACCTCTGAAAAAATTTGAGTTTTC
This genomic stretch from Nerophis ophidion isolate RoL-2023_Sa linkage group LG22, RoL_Noph_v1.0, whole genome shotgun sequence harbors:
- the LOC133540918 gene encoding protein ANKUB1-like; the encoded protein is MRIFVCYEESWESFDVPAGQTVGAIKKMVKDSFLVCLPDHHLEVRYGGAALQDGWTLGDVGVASGNSIKCCVKSDEKPAMFVFNAVTGETFPATGSASLQNMSVSQLTSAVSAHSGLPVSVFRLSTPAGVHLYDCNTLQDYAIKAGAILRLDAWDGWVEFLRGCLLGHVATVQGQTSKKKLVMRFQLRVALYMAASLGHLALAGWLLEKGVPADQPVGVHPYRQWCQRTAHRDTRRCPVHVAAESNRLLILKLFVAKDIFTLACRDPAGCDPLRIAVQHGHRECARYLAGKLSSVVSLQNMSLPVRIYLQMKRWLRAARQRTASDPWRHTFTCKVLSVDGFTPPKMSSKPKKLEPASDETLPRLGSKMSENPPVLLKEMRINPKQNQKDTDGSAGLRPSLPPLSSPTSPRVRRLFAAPSHHGGSTARENAIHCLTIASTFTAKPWSKQLSIARTLARKQFQSLP